From Halobacillus sp. Marseille-Q1614, the proteins below share one genomic window:
- a CDS encoding thiamine pyrophosphate-binding protein: MKSVKAVVEYLKSGDISYIFGIPAGSVNAFFDELYDSPEITPIVTKHEGAASYMAAAYAKYSKKLAVCIGSSGPGGTNLVTGAANAMREHLPVLFLTGAVPVNTMGHNASQELDAHPIFESVTKYSKRVDRAEDLLKEIHKAVETAISGVPGPVHIAMPIDVQLSEAEDQIIPPFPKRAPLLPEDGPLYEAVMKLTDSPKGFIFAGQGIRGCADQLIELAELLNWPIISSPQAKGLIPDNHPLYRGIFGFAGHESASSLINEGDFNTVLVAGSSLGETATNNYNQNITKNRTLIQIDFDQSVFNRRYETDVALSGDMDIILSSIIEGVKNLGYQRADLPEFERSLEEITEEYSTRNVLLKLQRLLPLKTRYTIDIGEFMAYVIHHMNVAAPDSFDINVHFGAMGSGIGSAIGSKLAHEDCPTVCITGDGCFFMHGMELLTAKEYDIPVLFVVMNNARLGMVHHGHALQYKRAHQRFSQEPVAISSLAETMGIPSFRVKSMEDLNESAVYKLLNQAGPAILEIALVDDRVPPMGDRVKFLSSFGK; encoded by the coding sequence ATGAAATCTGTTAAGGCAGTAGTTGAATATTTAAAAAGCGGGGATATTTCGTATATTTTCGGCATCCCTGCAGGTTCTGTAAATGCTTTTTTTGATGAGTTATACGACAGTCCGGAAATCACTCCAATTGTTACTAAGCACGAAGGAGCAGCTTCTTACATGGCTGCCGCTTACGCAAAATACTCAAAAAAACTCGCAGTTTGTATCGGAAGCAGCGGTCCTGGAGGCACAAACCTCGTAACAGGAGCGGCTAATGCAATGCGTGAGCATCTTCCTGTACTGTTTTTAACGGGAGCCGTTCCTGTAAATACGATGGGACACAATGCCTCGCAGGAATTAGATGCTCATCCGATCTTTGAATCAGTAACGAAATACAGCAAAAGAGTCGACCGGGCGGAGGATCTCCTTAAAGAAATTCATAAAGCTGTTGAGACCGCAATTTCAGGAGTGCCAGGACCTGTACATATTGCCATGCCGATTGACGTTCAATTAAGTGAAGCGGAGGACCAAATCATCCCGCCATTTCCAAAACGAGCCCCTCTCCTCCCTGAAGATGGGCCGCTCTACGAAGCTGTCATGAAATTAACCGACAGCCCTAAAGGCTTTATTTTTGCGGGACAGGGAATTCGTGGATGTGCAGATCAATTAATTGAATTGGCAGAGCTTCTTAATTGGCCGATTATTTCTTCTCCACAGGCAAAAGGTCTGATTCCAGATAACCACCCGCTGTATCGAGGCATATTTGGTTTTGCCGGTCACGAGTCGGCTTCTTCGCTAATAAATGAAGGAGATTTTAATACCGTTCTTGTAGCTGGATCTAGTTTAGGAGAAACGGCCACCAATAACTATAATCAGAACATAACGAAGAACCGAACTTTAATCCAAATCGATTTTGACCAATCCGTCTTTAACCGCCGCTATGAAACTGACGTGGCTTTATCGGGAGATATGGATATTATCCTCTCCTCCATTATTGAAGGTGTTAAAAACCTCGGCTATCAGCGTGCTGATCTTCCTGAATTTGAGCGTTCATTAGAAGAGATTACAGAAGAGTACAGTACGAGAAATGTGCTGTTAAAACTGCAGCGGCTTCTCCCACTGAAAACACGCTACACCATTGATATAGGAGAGTTTATGGCATATGTTATTCACCATATGAATGTAGCAGCCCCGGACAGCTTTGATATTAACGTCCATTTCGGAGCGATGGGAAGCGGCATCGGAAGCGCCATTGGTTCTAAACTTGCACACGAAGACTGCCCGACTGTGTGTATTACCGGGGACGGCTGCTTTTTCATGCACGGTATGGAGCTGCTGACCGCAAAGGAATATGATATTCCTGTTTTATTTGTAGTGATGAACAATGCCCGGCTAGGTATGGTTCACCATGGCCATGCCCTGCAGTATAAGCGGGCCCACCAAAGATTCTCCCAGGAGCCGGTGGCTATCTCTTCTTTGGCAGAAACGATGGGAATACCTAGCTTTCGTGTTAAGAGCATGGAAGATTTAAATGAGAGCGCCGTCTATAAATTATTAAACCAGGCAGGTCCCGCAATTCTCGAAATCGCGCTCGTTGATGACCGCGTCCCTCCGATGGGAGATCGTGTAAAATTCCTGTCCTCTTTTGGAAAGTAA
- a CDS encoding PCYCGC motif-containing (lipo)protein — MKTNLIIIFGLLLSTLLIGCSQNSEDSSGGASEEHEGHAQETAGGDIREETSGSDVMPAFLEEKPEEMQNIYMAVSQHKELLEQIPCYCGCGDSVGHRDNYDCFVHKNGEDGSLVWDDHGTKCGVCLEIAAQSIVDYQDGKSVKEIREDIDKQYEQGYSKPTPTPEV, encoded by the coding sequence ATGAAAACTAATTTAATTATCATATTTGGCTTACTTTTATCGACGTTATTAATTGGCTGCTCCCAGAATAGTGAGGATTCCTCAGGAGGGGCATCCGAAGAGCATGAAGGGCATGCCCAAGAGACAGCTGGTGGAGATATTCGCGAGGAAACGTCAGGCTCCGATGTGATGCCTGCTTTTCTAGAAGAAAAACCTGAAGAAATGCAAAATATCTATATGGCTGTCTCTCAACATAAAGAGTTACTAGAACAAATCCCTTGCTACTGCGGCTGTGGAGATTCTGTCGGCCATAGAGATAACTACGACTGCTTCGTGCATAAAAACGGCGAAGACGGTTCGCTCGTCTGGGATGACCACGGCACAAAATGCGGCGTATGTCTTGAGATTGCCGCTCAATCAATCGTTGATTACCAGGATGGAAAGTCCGTAAAAGAGATTAGAGAAGACATCGATAAACAGTACGAGCAAGGTTACTCAAAACCTACTCCAACGCCAGAAGTATAA